Sequence from the Castanea sativa cultivar Marrone di Chiusa Pesio chromosome 12, ASM4071231v1 genome:
tactaTACAAATAAGTTACCGAAAACTATGGGTACTCAAAAGTACACACAACTTTAGAAACGGTTTAGGAGTTATTTGGTAGAGTGTTTTGAGcaacagtttttagtgtttaaacttcaaacaacattacacgtatttccacatactttttcattcacacatatttctaaaaaatataaacaacgttactaaaGCAATATTACCACACAACcccttattattattgttattataaataCATAGGTTTTAAATTGCCTTTTACCAAAGTACTTAATaaatttacttcttcttttttgtgtagGTGGGATTTGATCTGAATCTCTTAATTTACTACAAGAGATTTTAATAaccacaaatttttattattattaaaagttaGAATTTAAGAGAGACATTGAGATTTTACATCAAGGAGGAATGTgtaattttgcttttttttttttttttttttaaatctggatgtacaattttttatacattatatttgatttaaataaggtttttttttttgctttttaaaaaaaaaaaaaaaaaagagatttaatTAAGTTGATTGATGACAATTTTGGCGTTAGTGATTGGACCATTACCCATTGATCATGATCATGAATGCAGCACAAAGCGGGTGATGTTGATATCCCATATATGAAGTACGTGCCATGGCCTATCAATTTCCATGGTTACTGTAAAGCCACACCTCCTGGCTAACGGGTAATTATTGACTAATTATAAATATGTATTCTTCTTCTCACATAATTATGAGtctcattaattaaatataaatttataataagatccgttttttaattaaatttatgataagaCTTATAATTCACATGAAAGAGAGTACGCATTGCATTTATAGTATTTTCGGACTATTCAATAATTTTGTCTAACTAGCAAACCCCACGCTGACTGTGCCTAAATGTGAGGAGACCCAGTTGATAATTTGGTGAGATTCAGGCTGAAGAAAGGTCTTCATGTTCGTTgtgtttgttttccttttaattgtACATAAGGGTTGTTTGTTGGAGAATGAAAatggtttttgttatttttcttaaattttaaggaTTTGGCTGTCATTCTTTTTAACTTATGACATCTACTTCATGATAATTGCTCTTATGTCAAGATATCACTTAATTTTGAGTGTAGTCAAGATTCAAACCAAAGTCCCTCATTGGGCTAATTGGTTTTGGTTTACTTAATTGAGTATATGGAATATGTATAAAAGGCTGTACCTAGTGCAAAGAACTCAATTCTGTGTACAAAAATCTTATTGAAGTAGAAGGCAAGATGGGTAATGGGTTACAGTTTCAGCATACATGATTCTTTGTGAAGATAGTGAGAAAATCACTTGTAGAATCATGGAACACCAAAATGTCTGCATTTGAATATCAGGACCTTCTATTATGTGATTGTTTGATTTGCTAAaatcttcaaatcttcaaattttgtttctagttgatatgaAGTTTTAGATCAGTTTTTAGGTTGTATAGGCAATAAGGTGAGTTGTCTTTCGCACTTTACTACTTGATTTACAAAGCAATAAAGTCATTGACAATTGGACAAGGCCTTATTAAGATCACATGACTACTTCAACTGAATCTTTTGTGAATTTCATGCTTGTTTCAGCATGCTGAAGTACCAGTCCCACTCCCAAAAACAATGAGGTTTTGTTGAAATTGGAAGCAGCAAGTCTAAATCCATTTGACTGGAAAGTTCAGAAAGGCTTGCTGAGGCCTTTTCTTCCTCGCAAGTTCCCTCACATACCTGGTATATCAGTGTGCTTTTGCTCCAATCCCCGAACCCCCCACCCTCCCAACCCCACAAAGGTCATACCCAGTGCACAAAATTCCcattttttctgggtttggttGCAATACTGATTTTGTTAGACAATCTTTTACATGGGAGATGTATGTTAGTATATAGATCTCCTTAAATTTCAGAATCTTATACCTCTTTGCATTTCAGAATCTTATATAATTGGGTCTTGAAGTTGCTTGTATATGGATGCAGAACTAATGATATAGAAAACAGAGAGAAGGTGGGGAAAGGaggaataataaaattaataccaacaaattattttttgaattattggtataatttgggttttttcaaacttttgaaCACCATTTCTTAGCTAAGGAAATTCCTTGTGGGAACTTGGAACAGCTTCTGATGTTTCAGGAGAGGTTGTGGAGGTTGGACCAGGAGTGACAAATTTCAAAGCTGGTGATAAAGTTGTAGCTCTGGTTAACCCCATCACCATGGTAAGCGGTTGTATATATCTTTTGGATTGTTTTCCTATTAGCTCAGGCACTTCTACTTTTGGATAAAGGATAAGTTGCCTTTCAGTTTACGAGAACCATGGTTCCTCTTGAGCTCATGCATTATATTTCTAAAACTTCCTACAGTGTATTGTTTATCCATTGTAGTGTAGAGTGTAGACTTGAGCTCATGCATGGTTGAATACTTGTACATATGTTATTTACacactttaatatttttttctgtaCTAGAAACTTAACCACACATCTTGTCAAACTAGCACAGTTTCATCAATATGTGACACTTTGGCTCTGAACTTTGCCATTAGGGTGTGCACATGTTTACATGCCTTTTTATGTTCATGACAAAACCGTAGATTACCTTGTCTTAATTTATACATTCTTAAATGTTTGTACTCGGTGATTGCAAGCAATGCTATCAAAACCAGACTGGACTGATTGGTCGAACCAATGAGCATCCCAGCCaaatatggagtttgatttttcatctttttttctttcaccaaACCGGACTAAACTTCACACCACTTGAACCAGCAAGCTTCGAAGTAGCCTGGTGTAAACAAGGACAAGGTTAACTGAGTTTGAAGAGGAGGGGAACAAGTTATGAAGTCATTAGAGCTTAATGGTTTTCTGTGTAAGTGCTTAAGTGACAGGAAGAATAAACTTTTGCACAATCTGATCTTAAGGAACCCTTTTCTTTTGGaaacattattattatgaaaCTTCTCAATATTCTCCACATATTTTCTAAGTGTTGGATTTTGGGATATGTGTGGTGTGCATTAGACACAGAGCTGGCTTCTTCCAAGAGTACCTAGTATGGGAGGTACTAAATGTGGTCATTTGGCTTGACTCTGCTATTTTATATAAACCAATTTTAGGTGTCCTCAGTTTATGAACCTGCTGATATAGGATGTGTCATCTATAGTATGCCGTGcattaattttctaaatttctaCTATCTTAATGTCTGTATGGTTTGTGTAATGTAAATGAATGACAGAATGGTGGTGGACTAGCAGAGTTTGCTGTGACCAAGGAGAACATTACAGTTGCGAGACCATCTGAACTATCAGCAGACAAAGTAGTAGGCTTGCCAATTGCAGGTTTGACGGCTCACCAGGCTATAACACAATCAGCTGGTGTCAAGCTTGATGGAAgtgaaaagaagaagacaaacatTCTGATAACTGCTGCTTCTGGTGGTGTGGGTCACTATGCGGTTCAACTGGCCAAGCTTGGAAATACACATGTGACAGCCACTTGTGGTGCTCGCAACAttgaacttgtcaagaattTAGGTGCTGACGAGGTTCTTGACTACAAGACCCCAGATGGGGCAGCTCTGAGGAGCCCCTCTGGCATAAAATATGACGCAGTTATTCACTGTGCAACAGGCATTCCTTGGTCTACTTTTGAGCCTAATTTGAGCCCAAATGGGAAGGTAGTTGATATTACTCCTAGCCCTAGTGCCCTGGTGACTTTTGCCCTGAAGAAACTTACATTGTCCAAGAAGCAATTGGTGCCACTAATAGTAATTCCCAAGAGTGAGAACCTCCAATATCTTGTTAACTTGGTCAAGGAAGGGAAGCTCAAGACAATAATTGACTCAAAATATCCCCTGGGCAAGGCCAAAGATGCTTGGGCTAAGAGTAGTGATGGCCATGCAACTGGGAAGATCATTGTGGAGCCTTAGGTATATGTAATATGCCCTGAAATTTCTGAAGTTGATGTAATACAATAATAAGATTAGTTAAGGGCCATGCATATAGAGATACGTAAAACAATGCATCTGGGGATGTTTGGTTTTGCCTAGTAATGAAATTCCTTCGACCTGATTCTGCAGAATGATGATGTTTAGGTTATATGTTCTTGTTGTGTTTTTGGTCATGTTTGTTATTCAAATACAGATTCTCTCACATCTGTCTCACTGGGACAGTGGGAATCCTGGGtccttgtcatgtcaatacaaaCACAGAATTGAAACACAAAAGTAGTAGTTAGCAACAATTGTAGACAAGGATCATGTAGCAATTGGAAACCTTTTAAAATACTAtatagataataaataaatagctcTCCAACGATCTAAGCACTCAGTCTTGAAAAGTGATTCTAATTTATAATATGCCTTACAACAAaacataacaaacaaacaaaattgaattttaactacttttttttcacatatattGGAAACTTTGTAAAGATATCAAGAATTCAAGATCATTTCTGACTTTGAAAAAGTGATTCTCAACCGTCtactcaaacaaaaacaagaaccTATTGGGTTATTTTTGGCTTTTTCCGTTCTTGCTGGGTGAGTATGGACTATTGAGTCAACATATTGGGTAtgtcattttaaaattaagattgGTCAAAGAACTAGAAAATGGTCTAATTCCTAGTTATTATTAGTtgaaatgccaaattttatagtttttactttttatccaGAAAAGAGCTAATCTAatccgatttttaaaaccatgtttaATATAAAATAGTTGAGCTCAAACTCATTGGTTAAAACTTTTGGGTTAAATCAAATGGAACTATTTATATTGGGAAAGCAAAAGCCTTGAATTGAAGAgctaagagcaaccacatcagctcgtaTAAAAattccgtctattttacacaaaaaaacctccttttaaaattgtacacattcatttttacaaatcacccacatcagttcatctattctactacatctattaattaaataatcaactttatcaaattttttattatttctcttttaactACCACTATACATACCGCGCGCcctcattctctctctacccattctgaaattgctctctctctctctctctctctctctctctctctctctctctctctgtgtacCCATTTTCTAGATCACCCAGtctccgatccgagctccgaccaacgatccaccacagctccgagccacgagctccgatTCGAGCTCCAATCCGAGCTCTGACCAACGATCCACCACAGCTTCGAGCCACAAGCTCCAATCCGAACTCCGATCCATCATCCAcagctccgatccaccatccacagcTCCGGTCCGAGCTCCGACCCACGATCCACACTTCGATCCGAGCTCTGATCCACCATCTACAGcaccgatccgagctccgaccCACGATCCACActccgatccaccatccacaCTCCAATCTGAGCTTcgatccaccatccacagcTCCGATCTGAGCTCCGACCCACAATCCATACTCCAATCCACCATCCACACTCCGATCCAAGCTCCAATCCACCATCCAcagctccgatccaccatccacGATGCACGAGCTccgtgtttgtgtatctctgtcttttttcttttttttgagcaagtgtatctgcGTGGATGTGTTTGTGCGTGGGTGTGTTTTTGTGCatatgaggaaaaagaagaagatgagcagttaactgggagaagagagaaaaaaaaaaaaaaaaaaaaacgagcgAGCtggaaattattaaaaaattggataaacgagctacagtaaccgtgtaaatatacacggttactgtggCTCATGGATGGATTTCcacaattttaaacatttttacacccactgatgtaggtgtttttttgctcaagatgtgtaaaattgatagttttttctGTTTCAGAAGTTTTTACATgagctggtgtggatgctctaaccaTTTCAATTCTCAATCACATTTAAAAAGTAGCACTGTTGCTATTCAATTAAGTGATTATCACCAAGCCCAACCCATCAATCAATCCCTCTGTTCCACTTTAGATCATTTTGGAGCTTTCCATTACGTGAAGTTGACTCAATATAGGATGAAACAAACGAATCAAGGAAGAAATTATTCACTATagcaactaaaaattatttagggaaaattataaaatacacCAATAAAGTTTTgagttgtttaaattttacatcATAAATTCTTGTTTGTTATTAAAAGTAGCCCATCTACTAGTCCACTGATGGAGgatttatttttgctaatggatggaactttagggtgtaaaatttaaaatttcatatttcaaaatgtaaaattcaaataacacaaaattttaGGGTGTGTATTTGCAATTAACCAATTACTTAAAAAGTAATTGTAGTACCACTTAAATAACTAAAACCTTTGTCACAACTATCTTTGTGACAAAGTTAGGTTATATGTTCTTGTTGTGGCTTTAGTCATGTTTGTTATTTAACACAGATTCTCTCACATCTGTCTCTATGGTACAGTGGGAGTGTGGGACCTTGGCATGTCAATACAAACACAGAATTGAAACACAAAGGTAGTAGTTAGCAACAATTGTAGAGAAGGATCCTGCTAAATCATGTAGCAATTGGAAACCTTTTAAAATACTACAATATCACTAAAAAAAGGTTTAAACCTTTTAAATCTTATTTTAGTGATATTGtagttattacaaattttactacatatcAATCTTacaaatctatataatatctaaataCTGAagcataacatttattattatcatactCCTCTGGAGCCACATCAATGTATAAGTcttacaaattttaatatttttttaatatctctACTATGGGTTAATACGTTTTGGTGTTGTGTTTTTTGAGTTTCCCAAGCCATCTCTCTTCGTCTTATAACTTTAGTTCgatttttgtttgaatttatatcaaaacacaatttacATGGTTATGTATTTTAATGTgcctatcaattatttgagtaatatcaattgtaattatgtgataagttttgattatcataataatttcttgagaaaataagaaatttgaataataaactttaaacttaaaaattttagttgtaccaaaacaaattaggaaaatataatgtataataaCAATAGTTAGAACAATATGGATCActttataaaagaataaaatcaataaaataataccaaaaataataaaattatatatttgtaaaaattaagagatacaaattacttttagaaattgtttaatttttagagaaGACAAAATATCtatatacaattaaatttagaaaataaattatgtatCATATCACGTCtgaaaataatcatatattcatcAAGTGAAACTTTgcaacttctttttttgggtaaaagtttGCAACTAGCATTACTAATTTATATAGAATATATATGTTCAGCAAGTTGGTCAAACGATACCGTTAACAAAGCACGCAAATGGTGTAGTTGCATtcagggtatgtttggttgggtggattttagagagagagagagagagagagagaacattttttttgggcgTTTGGTTAGAGGGAGATGAGGGAATTGGTTAGGGGGCAGTTGTTTTCTCTCCGAGTCCACCAAAAtgttctctctctaaaattggGAGAAACTGAGTGGGGATCCTAAATCTCTTCATCCAGTTCCTCCactctataatatatatatatatatatatatatatatatatatatatatatatatatatatatatatatatttttttttttttttttgtgctttccTGGGCACGTTgcctcttctttattttttttttcttttatttttgtttaactagacatgatttttattttttaataaatttgggtgactgctttttttttttttttggttgtttgtcacatttttgttttaattaggtatcattttttaacaatgatatatgaataaatttatacaaattcactttttccatccctccacttttccactcccaatcaaacaaaaatatttagaaattaaaatcttttctatcctcccactttttcatctttccatcattttttattttttcacttttccacCCTTTTCACCAAACGGGCCCTTAAGGATCAACACGTGACACCTCATGCGATTAGTTCTTCAACAAAAGAGAGACAAACGGCACCTTTCTATAATGAGAGTTTAGGACAGCTTAGGCCACATGTACATTTCATATTGGTTCAGAAATTCACATAATTATTTGTAACTAAGGTTGTGTTTGAAAACTTGGAtaatttggatttagatttcaaattaataGATTTGAAATCAAGAGATTTCAAATCCTAATATTTTAAAGGTTTGAATCGCTGGCGAATTTgtcaaatccaaatttttttatcttttttaaactTCTTAAACAAGTTATTTGGATATTAATcactcaaattcaaattcaaatggcCAAATCTTGTCATCCAAACACGacataaaggtttttttttttttaatggaagattAATCGTTAAAGTAACCTGAACCCTCCAACGTCTAGTTCAGAGGAGAATTGTATTTGTTCAATCTTTCAATGAGAATCAGTTataaaaatcctcaaaaaaaaaactaacacccccttcattttctcttgctctgtttccttttctttactctctgTTTTCCATTCCCGTCTTAGTCTTTAGTAGCTTTTCAATTCTGAATTATGAAATTCCGTTTTCAATATAATCAAGTAGTACTGGTGATTGGGGGCAACAGGCAAAGAGCTAAGAGAAACTTCAAAGCATCAATTCATCAGTATGTTCCCTTTTAATGGACCCCACTCGATACAGAGCTGATAGCTGAGGATAAAAGGGAGACTTGTGTGTTTCCCGAAGAAGCCAAATTATGAGTAGATACTATctgtttttagtgtttttttcaCTAGGACTTATGTCaacaagttttgaaattttgcctTTTCACTAGGAGATTAATTAAAGGAGGATAGTTTCAAATGAAGCATTGTAAGATTGCTTGGGCTGCTAAAATCTACCGGCAATGTCAAAGGTTGAAGAAATTTTTGAGCCATTAGGGTTTAGAGATGATATTTGGAGGAGGGTTGGTTTtcgttaaaaagaagaaaaaaaactgcATTTGGTATAGTCCAGAGTTGCATTTGGAACCAAGAAAGCAAACTAATCCGACAGCTTGTTGGCAATTAGCATCTCTCTGAACAATGTACTTATACCAATATCATCTAAACTGCATTTTCAGATTCTGTTTCAAATCCAggacacaatatatatatatatatatatatatatatatagattcacAGTAGCTAGCATCACAACTACAAATATTCAAGAAAATTAGCTTAAGATTGTGTCCTGCTTACAAACCAGAATGCCAAATTGTATTTGGCCACCAAAGAAGTTAGGGACTCTTCAGTTAAGCCATATGGTATTAGAAAGCTAATTCAAACGCATGGTAGGTGTAACCCAGGTTGGTCGAGAATAAAAACGCGGTTTGTCCTTACAGAATGGAAGGGGTTGCATAACCCTGCTTGCCATGTCAAACACTCCCACATCATGGCCTCCATATGCCACTCCAGGGTACATTTGCCAATCCCAATGGTCATCTGTGAAGTAGATGCTGTTACTTTTGCTAGGGACAGTGCTTGTAGGAAAGCACCAGGAGTTGCCATCCCCAACAAAAACAGCATGGTCTTTCAAGTCTGTCACTTCCTCCCAAGCTGATGCACTAAAGTCGAACTTGTAGACCAAAAAAGATACAGTCTCGTGCCTCCTCTCTGAAGAAATATAAAATCCGTAACGAAAAACCCCGAAAAGATTGTCCAATGATTCCACCAAATATTGTTTTTGGGGATCACATACACCTTCTGGATGGGGGGAAATAACTTGTACCTCAGCTGACAGAGGAGAATCAAGTTCGAAGCGTACCAGCATGCCTTTCTCACAAAGTCCATACATTTGACCATCAAAACATGTAACATCTTTGAATTCCATATTGTTTGGATTGGTAACAAAAGCCCACTCATCTTGTCCCCTTCTTCTGTTCAAAGTTGCTCCGCCTCCTCCCACTCTAGCAAAAGCCAAGAGATTCATGGGCCCGAAAATTGCAATGACAAGGAACACTAACTCATTGGAAGGCTCCTTGAAAAGAATGAACTTGTTTACAAGGCGAAACCACTCTTCTCTAGCAGCCTGTCTTCGAATTGTGTTTAGCGGCGGAAGAGCAATACGTACCCTTCTCATAAGGTGCACAAGGTGAGTGTCATAATCAGGACCCAGTGTTACAACCCAACCATGGGGAGATCCCCAACAACGTTTTCCACAGACTTCAGATAGTCGTAATTGATAACGATTGCTATCGCAGAGACTAAAGAAACCTCGGTTGTCAGTGGATGGTGTATCGGAAAGCATCAGCCAAGGAAGCTGAGGCCTTCCACTGATGCTCAAACAAGCAGAACGCCATGGTCGGGAAACCCCTGCAGCCGCTATGAAGTCTTTGAATGTATGTAGTCGATTTACAATATCACCAACGACATCTAGGGGGAGTTGGGACCTTTCATTGTAGTCTAACTTAATATTTAAGGTTACAATATTAAATGAAAGACAGTTATCTAGAAATCTTTCTCTACGTAGACTTATTAGGT
This genomic interval carries:
- the LOC142621042 gene encoding chloroplast envelope quinone oxidoreductase homolog, which translates into the protein MNGGGLAEFAVTKENITVARPSELSADKVVGLPIAGLTAHQAITQSAGVKLDGSEKKKTNILITAASGGVGHYAVQLAKLGNTHVTATCGARNIELVKNLGADEVLDYKTPDGAALRSPSGIKYDAVIHCATGIPWSTFEPNLSPNGKVVDITPSPSALVTFALKKLTLSKKQLVPLIVIPKSENLQYLVNLVKEGKLKTIIDSKYPLGKAKDAWAKSSDGHATGKIIVEP
- the LOC142619916 gene encoding uncharacterized protein LOC142619916, whose amino-acid sequence is MMRSVNALVDSLCYVLIYRRNAISLWKPKLIRLAISLISMEQLAYGPYVPIIKSRIERSLVDHYVVSCLIPSLCRYLFPLFLFSLFIFCFLFLLFSFFFLCIFPFFSTSSVSSITLNLRFGKSLRLIGMLLVIWLILTVLTPGISLDECSDTLWVIGSSIFLLELLPLDWERSLVHRSSSIVTLNIRLDFNDRSLLPLDVIHDIVNLISLRRERFLDNCLSFNIVTLNIKLDYNERSQLPLDVVGDIVNRLHTFKDFIAAAGVSRPWRSACLSISGRPQLPWLMLSDTPSTDNRGFFSLCDSNRYQLRLSEVCGKRCWGSPHGWVVTLGPDYDTHLVHLMRRVRIALPPLNTIRRQAAREEWFRLVNKFILFKEPSNELVFLVIAIFGPMNLLAFARVGGGGATLNRRRGQDEWAFVTNPNNMEFKDVTCFDGQMYGLCEKGMLVRFELDSPLSAEVQVISPHPEGVCDPQKQYLVESLDNLFGVFRYGFYISSERRHETVSFLVYKFDFSASAWEEVTDLKDHAVFVGDGNSWCFPTSTVPSKSNSIYFTDDHWDWQMYPGVAYGGHDVGVFDMASRVMQPLPFCKDKPRFYSRPTWVTPTMRLN